In Apium graveolens cultivar Ventura chromosome 10, ASM990537v1, whole genome shotgun sequence, the following are encoded in one genomic region:
- the LOC141689117 gene encoding uncharacterized protein LOC141689117 produces MNALAPAKIHQTEQRSERERDRERGRGRGRERERDRELGIGIERAREREMTEEKTTVASMPEKVAGDADSLPKSIVRRLVKRNLSQLSKNSEISIFGEAIDALSETSRIFIHYLSAAANDICKESNRQTMSAEDVFKALEDIEFPEFVAPLRASLEEFRQKTTVKRLGASKAKEAKKSKKGEPTKSETEEKQNCDDRNEDYREASDNDSIEIIMVVDTIND; encoded by the exons ATGAACGCCCTTGCCCCCGCCAAAATTCACCAAACAGAACAAAgatcagagagagagagagatagggagagagggagagggagagggagagagagagagagagatagggAGTTAGGGATAGGGATAGAgcgagcgagagagagagagatgacgGAGGAGAAAACAACTGTGGCGTCGATGCCGGAAAAAGTTGCCGGAGATGCGGATTCGCTGCCGAAGAGTATAGTGCGTAGATTAGTAAAACGAAATCTCTCTCAATTATCTAAAAATAGTGAAATTTCAATCTTTGGCGAGGCAATTGACGCTCTCTCCGAGACCTCTCGCATCTTCATTCACTATCTCTCCGCCGC TGCTAATGATATATGTAAGGAGTCTAATAGGCAGACGATGAGTGCTGAAGATGTATTCAAAGCGCTTGAGGATATTGAGTTTCCTGAGTTTGTTGCGCCTCTTAGAGCTTCACTTGAAG AGTTTAGGCAAAAGACTACTGTAAAAAGATTGGGAGCCTCAAAGGCGAAGGAAGCCAAAAAGAGTAAGAAAGGGGAAcccacaaaaagtgaaactgaaGAAAAGCAAAATTGTGATGACCGCAATGAAGATTATCGTGAGGCCAGTGATAATGATAGTATTGAAATCATTATGGTAGTTGATACGATTAATGATTAG